A window from Methylocystis sp. MJC1 encodes these proteins:
- a CDS encoding tyrosine-type recombinase/integrase → MNSSPEVGHNYTPWNKGRLLGQKRPLRPKDVWTIRVRLQLDCRKRDLAMFKLAIDSKLRSCDLVSLQVDDVFAGGRVRDRAVVVQKKTGRPVQFELTEQTRLSVREWLDARGMANNRTLFPSRLAKRPHISTRQYARIVKKWVASAGLDASAYGTHSIRRTKAALIYKKTGNLRAVQLLLGHTKLESTVRYLGIEVDDALSISEQVEV, encoded by the coding sequence ATGAACTCTTCGCCTGAGGTCGGCCACAACTATACGCCGTGGAATAAAGGCCGGCTGCTGGGTCAGAAGCGCCCGCTTCGGCCAAAGGATGTTTGGACCATTCGGGTTCGGCTACAACTTGACTGCCGCAAGCGCGACCTCGCCATGTTTAAGCTTGCTATCGACAGCAAACTGCGAAGCTGCGACCTCGTAAGTTTGCAAGTGGATGACGTTTTTGCTGGCGGTCGAGTGCGCGACCGCGCGGTCGTGGTTCAGAAGAAGACGGGCCGCCCTGTGCAGTTTGAGTTAACCGAGCAGACTCGTTTATCCGTTCGAGAATGGCTCGACGCTCGCGGTATGGCAAATAATCGCACTCTGTTCCCAAGCCGCCTTGCGAAACGCCCTCATATCTCGACCAGGCAATACGCTCGCATTGTGAAGAAATGGGTAGCGAGCGCCGGGCTTGATGCCTCCGCCTACGGAACGCACTCGATACGACGAACGAAGGCAGCTCTGATTTACAAGAAAACAGGCAATCTACGAGCTGTCCAGCTGCTACTCGGCCATACCAAGTTGGAAAGCACTGTCCGCTATCTCGGCATCGAGGTAGACGACGCTCTCAGCATCTCAGAGCAGGTTGAGGTGTGA